The Corallococcus caeni genome includes a region encoding these proteins:
- a CDS encoding NADP-dependent oxidoreductase: MKAVVLKGYGDVDVLAVQDMPEPKVGPGELKVRVTAASINPVDWKIRRGDMKGRMDLKFPAILGRDVAGEVVEVGTGVEAFEPGDRVMGLVNAGYAETVVAPTECWAKVPDNLDLKDAAALPLVTLTGTQLIEEHVRPSQGDTVLVTGALGAVGRSAIFAARARGAHIWAGVRKKQVDEARTLGVDGVVALDDPKDVAKLPTLDAVADTVGGEAVAAVLGKVKHGGTVGSVVGEPKGAKEKWLVVRSFMAHPDAHRLSQLAESAAKGDLVIPISRTFKLDDAREAQKVAEQSGVVKVLLVN; the protein is encoded by the coding sequence ATGAAAGCGGTCGTGCTGAAAGGCTATGGGGACGTGGACGTGCTCGCGGTGCAGGACATGCCCGAGCCGAAGGTGGGGCCGGGCGAGCTGAAGGTCCGCGTCACCGCCGCGAGCATCAACCCGGTGGACTGGAAGATCCGCCGGGGGGACATGAAGGGGCGGATGGACCTGAAGTTCCCCGCCATCCTCGGCCGCGACGTGGCCGGTGAGGTCGTCGAGGTGGGCACGGGCGTGGAGGCCTTCGAGCCGGGCGACCGCGTGATGGGGCTGGTGAACGCCGGCTACGCGGAGACGGTGGTCGCGCCCACGGAGTGCTGGGCGAAGGTGCCTGACAATCTGGACCTGAAGGACGCCGCGGCGCTGCCGCTGGTGACGCTGACGGGCACGCAGCTCATCGAGGAGCACGTGCGGCCCTCGCAGGGGGACACGGTGCTCGTCACGGGCGCGCTGGGCGCGGTGGGACGCTCCGCCATCTTCGCGGCGCGGGCGCGGGGCGCGCACATCTGGGCGGGCGTGCGGAAGAAGCAGGTGGACGAGGCCCGGACGCTGGGCGTGGACGGCGTCGTCGCGCTGGATGATCCGAAGGACGTGGCGAAGCTGCCCACGCTGGACGCGGTGGCGGACACGGTGGGCGGCGAGGCCGTCGCGGCGGTGCTCGGCAAGGTGAAGCACGGTGGAACGGTGGGCAGCGTGGTGGGAGAGCCGAAGGGCGCGAAGGAGAAGTGGCTCGTCGTGCGCAGCTTCATGGCCCACCCGGATGCGCACCGACTCTCGCAGCTCGCCGAGAGCGCCGCGAAGGGCGACCTGGTCATCCCCATCAGCCGGACGTTCAAGCTGGACGACGCGCGCGAGGCCCAGAAGGTCGCGGAGCAGAGCGGCGTGGTCAAGGTGCTGCTCGTCAACTGA
- a CDS encoding serine/threonine-protein kinase translates to MRPALEHEPFSEAAAPAADPLVGSKIGEFVIRERVGAGGMGVVYRAEHPLIGKHAAIKVMRAELVSPEQEQRLLVEARAVNAIRHPGVLDIFNFGTLPDCRPYVVMELLQGQSLADRLRERDRMDVGTAAWVLDQVLAALGAAHRAGVVHRDLKPANVFLMEQPDAAPLIKLVDFGIAKVMQEQDAQAGADGSTVGTPDFMAPEQIRGGEVGPAADLYALGVMAFQMLTGTRPFQGDNVQVMFAHVERIPPRVSSRVEGIPPELDDLVFQLMEKEPAKRPESATAVRMKLRGLARPPASLETEAAPPPSAESRAVPQGITAVSPPVRRSRMSIAVAALVGMALLGVGYGWGTHSGKPEQPQVMAPPRPSEPVKVETLPVEPSPVLAAQVPVEAPPEVIEEAAQAETATATLAKSTKLPPLPAETPSEKKMEQRQAVLFTLLLARAKDVDADGALRGRLLQQYRAAAEAKTDSERTRIHVALDDIEKELTQRIALHDAPPKIVTVAVAPPKQPRVPALVIPRLPTLPQGNASEQRLAQRMDKLVAELRTRTQNQDVAPELTKQLVDIYKSAANATTATERMTVHQSLDAWQERLTSRFPR, encoded by the coding sequence ATGCGACCGGCCCTGGAGCACGAGCCATTCTCAGAGGCGGCAGCTCCGGCGGCGGATCCGCTGGTGGGGTCGAAGATTGGCGAGTTCGTCATCCGGGAACGCGTGGGCGCGGGCGGGATGGGGGTCGTCTATCGGGCGGAGCACCCGCTGATTGGCAAGCACGCGGCCATCAAGGTGATGCGCGCGGAGCTGGTGTCCCCGGAGCAGGAGCAGCGGTTGCTGGTAGAGGCGCGGGCGGTCAACGCCATCCGGCATCCGGGCGTCCTGGACATCTTCAACTTCGGGACGCTGCCGGACTGCCGGCCGTACGTGGTGATGGAACTGCTCCAGGGCCAGTCGCTCGCGGACCGGCTGCGCGAGCGGGACCGGATGGACGTGGGGACGGCGGCGTGGGTGTTGGATCAGGTCCTGGCCGCGCTGGGCGCCGCGCACCGGGCGGGGGTGGTGCACCGCGACCTGAAGCCCGCGAACGTGTTCCTGATGGAGCAGCCGGACGCGGCGCCGTTGATCAAGCTGGTGGATTTCGGCATCGCCAAGGTGATGCAGGAGCAGGACGCGCAGGCAGGGGCGGACGGCTCCACGGTGGGGACGCCGGACTTCATGGCCCCGGAGCAGATTCGCGGTGGCGAAGTGGGCCCGGCCGCGGACCTCTACGCGCTGGGGGTGATGGCATTCCAGATGCTCACGGGCACCCGGCCGTTCCAGGGTGACAACGTGCAGGTGATGTTCGCGCACGTCGAGCGGATCCCTCCCCGGGTGTCGTCGCGGGTGGAGGGGATTCCGCCGGAGCTCGATGATCTGGTGTTCCAGTTGATGGAGAAGGAGCCCGCGAAGCGGCCTGAGTCCGCGACCGCCGTGCGGATGAAGCTCCGGGGGCTGGCGCGACCGCCCGCGAGCCTGGAGACAGAGGCAGCACCGCCGCCGAGCGCGGAGTCACGGGCGGTACCGCAGGGGATCACGGCCGTCTCGCCGCCGGTTCGCCGGAGCAGGATGTCCATCGCGGTGGCTGCGCTCGTTGGGATGGCGCTGCTGGGGGTGGGTTACGGGTGGGGGACGCATTCAGGGAAGCCGGAGCAGCCGCAGGTGATGGCGCCTCCGCGGCCTTCCGAGCCGGTGAAGGTGGAGACACTGCCCGTGGAGCCATCGCCGGTCCTGGCGGCGCAGGTCCCTGTCGAGGCGCCGCCCGAGGTCATCGAGGAGGCAGCGCAGGCGGAGACGGCGACAGCGACCCTGGCGAAGTCCACGAAGTTGCCGCCCTTACCGGCGGAGACTCCCTCCGAGAAGAAGATGGAGCAGCGGCAGGCAGTTCTGTTCACGCTGCTGCTGGCGCGAGCGAAGGACGTGGATGCGGACGGAGCACTGCGCGGCAGGCTGCTGCAGCAGTACCGGGCCGCCGCCGAAGCAAAGACAGACTCCGAGCGGACGCGCATCCATGTCGCGTTGGATGACATCGAGAAGGAGCTGACCCAGCGCATCGCGCTGCACGACGCGCCCCCGAAGATTGTCACCGTCGCCGTTGCTCCTCCAAAGCAGCCCCGGGTCCCGGCGCTCGTGATTCCCAGACTCCCCACCCTGCCCCAGGGCAATGCCTCCGAGCAGCGGTTGGCCCAGCGCATGGACAAGCTGGTGGCGGAGCTGCGCACGCGCACGCAGAATCAGGACGTCGCGCCGGAGCTCACGAAGCAGCTGGTGGACATCTACAAGTCCGCGGCGAACGCCACGACCGCCACCGAGCGCATGACCGTGCATCAATCGCTGGATGCGTGGCAGGAGCGCCTGACGTCGCGCTTCCCCCGCTGA
- a CDS encoding RluA family pseudouridine synthase, with protein sequence MPGSFPSPFDALGPHALARRAAESLQATLREGFIAPGLPSDILQGPDGGKMFGVLVVRQPDGTPGVLRAFSAMLAGRWDVPGFVPPVFDREARARVEPVADATVKALLARAEAWSTSEELRRLREADDARQIREATEREAMRLRHDARRRQRHERRAAILAMPVHMEPLAAVEAPHARDLQPTSPALTAAARAEALHAIDQESRGDKAEKRRWDAAQEEARRQLAPARAKAERRVRALDRLRRIVSRGFMKQFHDTYAITNARGETRPLRSLYGGAEPPSGAGDCAGAKLLAHAFAHGLQPVALAEFWWGTPPASGGRIQGAFYPACRDKCGPLLPFMLEGLEVSAPRVFVPPPAPTPELSVVFEDAWIVVIDKPCGLLSVPGRDVALLDSVLTRLRARYPHATGPLLAHRLDLDTSGLLVAALDSRTHASLQRQFLHRDVAKRYVALIDGPVQADAGTITLPLRVDLDDRPRQIVDPVHGKPAVTDWEVLRREAGHTRVAFHPRTGRTHQLRVHAAHPQGLGAPIVGDPLYGHAGLRLHLHAETLSFTHPATGQRVSFTRAAPF encoded by the coding sequence ATGCCCGGTTCGTTCCCGAGCCCCTTCGACGCCCTGGGTCCGCACGCCCTCGCGCGCCGGGCCGCGGAGTCGCTGCAAGCCACGCTCCGGGAGGGCTTCATCGCCCCCGGGCTGCCGAGCGACATCCTTCAAGGTCCAGACGGCGGGAAGATGTTCGGCGTGCTCGTGGTGCGGCAGCCGGACGGAACACCAGGGGTGTTACGAGCCTTCTCCGCGATGCTCGCGGGACGCTGGGACGTGCCGGGTTTCGTTCCCCCGGTGTTCGACCGTGAGGCGCGCGCCCGCGTGGAGCCGGTGGCGGATGCCACGGTGAAGGCCCTGCTGGCCCGCGCCGAAGCCTGGAGCACTTCCGAGGAGCTGCGCCGCCTGCGCGAGGCCGACGACGCCCGCCAGATTCGCGAGGCCACGGAGCGCGAAGCCATGCGCCTGCGCCATGACGCCCGTCGCCGCCAGCGTCACGAACGCCGGGCGGCGATTCTGGCCATGCCCGTGCACATGGAGCCCCTCGCAGCCGTGGAGGCCCCCCACGCGCGAGACCTTCAACCCACCTCCCCCGCGCTCACGGCCGCCGCACGCGCGGAGGCGCTACACGCAATCGACCAGGAGAGCCGGGGCGACAAGGCGGAGAAGCGCCGGTGGGACGCGGCGCAGGAAGAGGCACGGCGCCAGCTGGCCCCTGCCCGCGCGAAGGCAGAGCGTCGCGTGCGCGCCCTGGACCGGCTGCGGCGCATCGTCTCGCGCGGCTTCATGAAGCAGTTCCACGACACCTACGCCATCACCAACGCTCGCGGAGAGACCCGCCCCCTCCGTTCACTCTACGGCGGCGCGGAGCCCCCTTCCGGCGCGGGTGACTGCGCGGGCGCGAAGCTGCTCGCCCATGCCTTCGCGCATGGCCTCCAGCCGGTGGCGCTCGCGGAGTTCTGGTGGGGCACGCCGCCCGCGTCCGGAGGCCGCATCCAGGGCGCGTTCTATCCGGCGTGCCGCGACAAGTGCGGCCCCCTGCTCCCGTTCATGCTGGAGGGTCTGGAGGTCTCCGCGCCGCGCGTCTTCGTCCCGCCGCCCGCGCCCACGCCGGAGCTCTCCGTCGTCTTCGAGGACGCGTGGATCGTCGTCATCGACAAGCCGTGCGGCCTGCTGTCCGTGCCGGGCCGGGACGTCGCACTGCTGGACTCGGTGCTCACCCGCCTGCGCGCACGATATCCGCACGCCACGGGACCGCTGCTCGCGCACCGGCTGGACCTGGACACCTCCGGGCTGCTCGTCGCTGCGCTCGACAGCCGCACGCACGCGTCGCTTCAGCGCCAGTTCCTCCACCGCGACGTGGCCAAGCGCTACGTGGCGCTCATCGACGGCCCGGTCCAGGCAGACGCGGGCACCATCACCCTGCCCCTCCGCGTCGACCTGGACGACCGTCCCCGCCAGATCGTCGACCCCGTGCACGGCAAGCCCGCGGTCACTGACTGGGAGGTCCTCCGCCGCGAAGCGGGCCACACGCGCGTGGCCTTCCATCCGCGCACCGGCCGCACCCACCAGCTCCGCGTCCACGCGGCCCATCCACAGGGCCTGGGCGCGCCTATCGTGGGAGATCCGCTGTATGGGCACGCGGGCCTCCGCCTGCACCTGCACGCCGAGACGCTGTCCTTCACGCACCCGGCGACGGGGCAGCGCGTGTCCTTCACCCGCGCCGCCCCGTTCTGA
- a CDS encoding zinc-binding dehydrogenase: protein MLVTGALGAVGRSAIFAARARGAHIWAGVRKKQVEEARKLGVDGVVALDDPKDVAKLPTLDAVADTVGGEAVAAVLGKVKHGGTVGSVVGEPKGAKEKGLVVRSFMAHPDAHRLSQLAESAAKGDLVIPISRTFKLDDAREAQKVAEQSGVVKVLLVN, encoded by the coding sequence GTGCTCGTCACGGGCGCGCTGGGCGCGGTGGGGCGCTCCGCCATCTTCGCGGCGCGGGCGCGGGGCGCGCACATCTGGGCGGGCGTGCGGAAGAAGCAGGTGGAAGAGGCCCGGAAGCTGGGCGTGGACGGCGTCGTCGCGCTGGATGATCCGAAGGACGTGGCGAAGCTGCCCACGCTGGACGCGGTGGCGGACACGGTGGGCGGCGAGGCCGTCGCGGCGGTGCTCGGCAAGGTGAAGCACGGTGGAACGGTGGGCAGCGTGGTGGGAGAGCCGAAGGGCGCGAAGGAGAAGGGGCTCGTCGTGCGCAGCTTCATGGCCCACCCGGATGCGCACCGACTCTCGCAGCTCGCCGAGAGCGCCGCGAAGGGCGACCTGGTCATCCCCATCAGCCGGACGTTCAAGCTGGACGACGCGCGCGAGGCCCAGAAGGTCGCGGAGCAGAGCGGCGTGGTCAAGGTGCTGCTCGTCAACTGA
- a CDS encoding FAD-dependent oxidoreductase: MAKRYDVVVVGSGFGGSITALRLAQAGKSVAVLERGRRYAPGQFPRDVTRADELLWHHPVRPEARGLYDVRFLSGIGTVTASGVGGGSLIYANVHVRPDPIVFDHPRWPRGFSREALDPYYDKVARELDVKPFPASIPLKKRDLFQQAARRMGRQTFDPDEAVSWTEPSAPGRKACQRCAECEFGCQHGAKNTLDLTYLARAEKLGATVWPGLSVSHVQRVAGGYRVHFQDLATGEKTSVEGSRVVLSAGALGTVEILLRSRDRARTLPLVSEWLGKGYSGNGDFLGSLHGSREEILPWAGPDVATVMRFFDAAPRFTMVTATFNQPATAVLAGMGQPRLGLLGGVGSPLWTKLWPLMHGAFAKGLFNKPLGAGVDPAHTSNLFAIGQDNANGHMVLKGDRLDIEWDYANENVALVNRMTDAMRELASQYGGTFAPLVTWELFRRPFTVHSLGGAHLAESPARGVVSKEGEVFNYPGLYVADGSVIPTSIGFHPVMTISAVAERIAEAVAHGF, encoded by the coding sequence ATGGCGAAGCGTTACGACGTGGTGGTGGTGGGCTCCGGCTTCGGTGGCTCCATCACCGCGCTCCGGCTGGCGCAGGCGGGCAAGTCCGTGGCGGTGCTGGAGCGGGGCCGCCGGTATGCCCCGGGCCAGTTCCCCCGGGACGTCACGCGCGCGGATGAGCTGCTCTGGCACCACCCGGTCCGCCCGGAGGCGCGGGGGCTCTACGACGTGCGCTTCCTGTCCGGCATCGGCACGGTGACGGCGAGCGGCGTGGGCGGCGGGTCGCTCATCTACGCCAACGTGCACGTGCGGCCGGACCCCATCGTCTTCGACCACCCGCGCTGGCCCCGGGGCTTCAGTCGCGAGGCGTTGGACCCCTACTACGACAAGGTGGCGCGCGAGCTGGACGTGAAGCCGTTCCCCGCGTCCATCCCGCTGAAGAAGCGCGACCTGTTCCAGCAGGCCGCCCGGCGCATGGGCCGCCAGACGTTCGACCCGGACGAGGCCGTCTCCTGGACGGAGCCCTCCGCCCCGGGCCGCAAGGCGTGCCAGCGCTGCGCGGAGTGCGAGTTCGGCTGCCAGCACGGCGCGAAGAACACCCTGGACCTCACCTACCTGGCGCGCGCGGAGAAGCTGGGCGCCACGGTGTGGCCGGGCCTGTCCGTGTCCCACGTGCAGCGCGTGGCGGGCGGCTACCGCGTGCACTTCCAGGACCTGGCCACCGGGGAGAAGACGTCCGTGGAGGGCAGCCGCGTGGTGCTGTCCGCCGGGGCGCTGGGCACGGTGGAGATATTGCTGCGCAGCCGCGACCGGGCCCGCACGCTGCCGCTGGTGAGCGAGTGGCTGGGCAAGGGCTACTCCGGCAACGGCGACTTCCTGGGCTCGCTGCACGGCAGCCGCGAGGAGATCCTTCCCTGGGCGGGCCCGGACGTGGCCACGGTGATGCGCTTCTTCGACGCCGCGCCGCGCTTCACCATGGTGACGGCCACGTTCAACCAGCCGGCGACAGCGGTGCTCGCGGGGATGGGGCAGCCTCGGCTGGGGCTGCTGGGCGGCGTGGGTTCCCCGCTGTGGACGAAGCTGTGGCCGCTGATGCACGGCGCGTTCGCCAAGGGGCTGTTCAACAAGCCGCTGGGCGCCGGCGTGGACCCCGCGCACACGAGCAACCTGTTCGCCATTGGTCAGGACAACGCAAACGGGCACATGGTGCTCAAGGGCGACCGGCTGGACATCGAGTGGGACTACGCGAACGAGAACGTGGCCCTGGTGAACCGGATGACGGACGCGATGCGTGAGCTGGCATCGCAGTATGGCGGCACGTTCGCGCCGCTCGTCACCTGGGAGCTGTTCCGCCGGCCTTTCACGGTGCACTCGCTGGGCGGGGCGCACCTGGCGGAGTCGCCGGCCCGGGGCGTGGTGTCAAAGGAAGGCGAAGTGTTCAACTACCCCGGACTGTACGTGGCGGATGGCTCCGTCATCCCCACGTCCATCGGTTTCCATCCGGTGATGACCATCAGCGCGGTGGCCGAGCGCATCGCGGAGGCGGTGGCCCATGGCTTTTGA
- a CDS encoding LexA family protein, which yields MSTPSDPPRFTELQGQYLAFIYAYSRIHRRAPAEADMQRHFGTSPPTVHRMVLELERLGLIRRSAGQARSIELLVRPEALPILR from the coding sequence GTGTCGACTCCCTCCGACCCACCGCGCTTCACGGAACTACAGGGCCAGTACCTGGCCTTCATCTACGCCTACTCGCGTATCCACCGACGGGCGCCAGCCGAGGCCGACATGCAGCGCCATTTCGGCACCAGCCCGCCCACCGTGCACCGCATGGTGCTGGAGCTTGAACGCCTAGGCCTCATCCGGCGCAGCGCCGGCCAAGCCCGCAGTATTGAATTGCTCGTGCGGCCCGAAGCCCTGCCCATCCTGCGATAG
- a CDS encoding alpha/beta fold hydrolase → MAFDYRSGAAVSRTLSQDVTLKGLPVPERYDFLAGDGVPLRLTRYVGGTKGPVLLVHGAGVWSGMFMLPTLKENFVQHLVRHGYDTWLLDWRASVQLPLRQFTLDDAADHDMPAAVRRVREITGAESVQAVVHCAGSAAFFMSMAAGHLSDVRTVVASQVALHHHTPAATRFKALLRVPELLDAGLDSLTPDEASRTPLFQAAFTKVAGFLRMECDSPVCHRLSFMYGRLYRHARLNAETHARLEEQFGRCNLLTFRHLGQLARGGHAVKFDHGRAGNLLRYGQARPPDYLDPRPFQRPITFVSSEQNRTYLPSSTERTFQWLREANGARWYQRRMLPGYGHLDTFMGSTAAEDTYPVLREALEFQPR, encoded by the coding sequence ATGGCTTTTGATTACCGAAGCGGCGCGGCGGTGTCGCGGACGCTGTCGCAGGACGTGACCCTCAAGGGTCTGCCCGTCCCGGAGCGGTACGACTTCCTCGCGGGCGACGGCGTGCCCCTCAGGCTCACCCGCTACGTGGGGGGCACGAAGGGGCCGGTGCTGCTGGTGCACGGCGCGGGCGTGTGGAGCGGCATGTTCATGCTGCCCACGCTGAAGGAGAACTTCGTCCAGCACCTGGTGCGCCACGGCTACGACACGTGGCTGCTGGACTGGCGCGCCAGCGTGCAGCTGCCCCTGCGCCAGTTCACGCTGGACGACGCGGCGGACCACGACATGCCGGCGGCGGTGCGGCGCGTGCGTGAAATCACGGGCGCGGAGTCGGTGCAGGCGGTGGTGCACTGCGCGGGGTCCGCGGCGTTCTTCATGTCCATGGCCGCGGGGCACCTGTCGGACGTGCGCACCGTGGTGGCGTCGCAGGTGGCGCTGCACCACCACACGCCGGCCGCCACGCGCTTCAAGGCGCTCTTGCGCGTGCCGGAGCTGCTGGACGCGGGGCTGGACTCGCTCACGCCGGACGAGGCGTCCCGCACGCCGCTGTTCCAGGCCGCGTTCACGAAGGTGGCGGGCTTCCTGCGGATGGAGTGCGACAGCCCGGTGTGCCACCGGCTGTCATTCATGTACGGGCGGCTGTACCGGCACGCGCGGCTCAACGCGGAGACGCACGCGCGGCTGGAGGAGCAGTTCGGCCGCTGCAACCTGCTGACGTTCCGCCACCTGGGGCAGCTGGCGCGCGGCGGTCACGCGGTGAAGTTCGACCACGGCCGCGCGGGCAACCTGCTGCGCTACGGACAGGCGCGTCCGCCGGACTACCTGGACCCGCGGCCCTTCCAGCGGCCCATCACGTTCGTCTCCAGCGAGCAGAACCGCACGTACCTGCCGTCCTCCACGGAGCGCACCTTCCAGTGGCTGCGCGAGGCGAACGGCGCGCGCTGGTACCAGCGCCGCATGCTGCCCGGCTACGGCCACCTGGACACGTTCATGGGCAGCACCGCCGCCGAGGACACCTACCCGGTGCTGCGCGAGGCGCTGGAGTTCCAGCCCCGCTGA
- a CDS encoding GMC family oxidoreductase has translation MAPAYDALVIGTGFGGAVAACRLAQAGLTVRVLERGLRYPKGSFPRDFEDPRNGWLYQHRQGLFDIKFLKGMSIVQAAGYGGGSLIYANVHLRPPAEVFASGWPEGYSREALDPYYDLVAHMLDVQPITASARGLPPKTKRMQEVAKKLGREAQFFHPNLAVRFTPAGEPLPNKFGVLQEGCNYCGECDIGCNRRAKNTLDLNYLAVAEQRGAEVTTQAEVTRIEPLSPGYRVTFTDHASAGMQRTVDARRVFLCAGAVNTTELLLRNRDVLGTLPDLSARLGSRYSANGDFLAFAFDTKEPWDPAVGPTITTGMVVEEGQGKDKTWFLFQEGGHPVQAAGLMLAMDPDRAMTLPADLLQRELVKVLRTRSKEMASIENERGRFQAVFLAMGRDKSNGRLSLSPITRELQVQWDVPANLPLYRTQEQLCEDVARALGTRAAYNPLWERLHLPVSVHNLGGCAMAEEPAYGVLTPDGEVHGYPGLYVMDGAALPVGIGVNPSSSIAAVAERNMEQVIRQVKDAPGWVAPERAPVKAAPAYPPRASMRMMPDVETVASPVVPGTDPLGDVVIPPGGTVASPTPVVGLRFTERMKGFLQPGHPAPDDFDGAARAGQRAGQTAEFVVTITLPNLDRFLAQESHGGIVQGTLNLRGFTPPGGAAVENGVFNLFVGTERFYERRMLYLLPFTGVDGQPYLLDGYKEVNDDAGFDVWSDTSTLYTVLRKGHERSGPVVASGIIRLHLPDFLQQLTTFSVLGTSSPLKQADAMRRFGGMFMGTLWDVFARAKFD, from the coding sequence ATGGCACCGGCATACGACGCCCTGGTCATCGGCACCGGGTTTGGCGGCGCGGTGGCGGCCTGTCGGCTCGCGCAGGCGGGCCTGACCGTGCGCGTGCTCGAACGCGGACTGCGCTACCCGAAGGGCAGCTTCCCTCGTGACTTCGAGGACCCCCGCAACGGCTGGCTGTATCAGCACCGGCAGGGCCTCTTCGACATCAAGTTCCTCAAGGGGATGAGCATCGTGCAGGCCGCGGGGTACGGCGGCGGCTCGCTCATCTACGCCAACGTGCACCTGCGCCCGCCCGCGGAGGTGTTCGCGTCCGGGTGGCCGGAGGGCTATAGCCGGGAGGCGTTGGATCCGTACTACGACCTGGTGGCGCACATGCTGGACGTGCAGCCCATCACGGCCTCGGCGCGCGGCCTGCCGCCCAAGACGAAGCGGATGCAGGAGGTGGCCAAGAAGCTGGGCCGCGAGGCGCAGTTCTTCCACCCGAACCTCGCCGTGCGCTTCACCCCCGCGGGCGAGCCGCTGCCCAACAAGTTCGGCGTGCTCCAGGAGGGCTGCAACTACTGCGGCGAGTGCGACATCGGCTGCAACCGCCGCGCGAAGAACACGCTGGACTTGAACTACCTGGCCGTCGCCGAACAGCGGGGCGCGGAGGTCACGACGCAGGCGGAGGTGACGCGCATCGAGCCGCTGTCGCCGGGCTACCGCGTCACCTTCACCGACCACGCCAGCGCCGGCATGCAGCGCACCGTGGACGCGCGCCGCGTCTTCCTGTGCGCGGGCGCGGTGAACACCACGGAGCTGCTGCTGCGCAACCGCGACGTGCTCGGCACACTGCCGGACCTGAGCGCGCGGCTGGGCTCGCGCTATTCCGCCAACGGGGACTTCCTCGCCTTCGCCTTCGACACGAAGGAGCCGTGGGACCCCGCGGTGGGCCCCACCATCACCACCGGCATGGTGGTGGAGGAAGGGCAGGGCAAGGACAAGACCTGGTTCCTCTTCCAGGAGGGCGGGCACCCGGTGCAGGCGGCGGGGCTGATGCTCGCCATGGATCCGGACCGCGCGATGACGCTCCCGGCGGACCTGCTCCAGCGCGAGCTGGTGAAGGTGCTGCGCACGCGCTCGAAGGAGATGGCCTCCATCGAGAACGAGCGGGGCCGCTTCCAGGCCGTCTTCCTGGCCATGGGCCGGGACAAGTCCAACGGCCGGCTGTCGCTGTCGCCCATCACCCGCGAGCTCCAGGTGCAGTGGGACGTGCCCGCGAACCTGCCGCTGTACCGCACGCAGGAACAGCTCTGCGAGGACGTGGCCCGCGCGCTGGGCACGCGCGCCGCGTACAACCCGCTCTGGGAGCGGCTGCACCTGCCGGTGTCCGTGCACAACCTGGGCGGCTGCGCGATGGCGGAGGAGCCCGCGTACGGCGTCCTCACGCCTGACGGCGAGGTGCACGGCTACCCCGGCCTGTACGTGATGGACGGCGCGGCGCTGCCGGTGGGCATCGGCGTCAACCCGTCCTCCAGCATCGCCGCCGTGGCCGAGCGCAACATGGAGCAGGTCATCCGCCAGGTGAAGGACGCGCCGGGCTGGGTGGCGCCGGAGCGCGCGCCCGTGAAGGCTGCGCCCGCGTACCCGCCTCGCGCCAGCATGCGGATGATGCCGGACGTGGAGACGGTGGCCTCGCCGGTGGTGCCGGGGACGGATCCGCTGGGCGACGTGGTGATTCCGCCCGGTGGCACGGTGGCGTCTCCCACGCCGGTGGTGGGCCTGCGCTTCACGGAGCGGATGAAGGGCTTCCTCCAGCCGGGGCACCCGGCCCCGGACGACTTCGACGGGGCGGCGCGGGCGGGCCAGCGCGCGGGGCAGACGGCGGAGTTCGTCGTCACCATCACGCTGCCCAACCTGGACCGCTTCCTCGCGCAGGAGTCGCATGGCGGCATCGTGCAGGGCACGCTGAACCTGCGCGGCTTCACGCCGCCCGGGGGCGCGGCGGTGGAGAACGGCGTCTTCAACCTCTTCGTGGGCACGGAGCGCTTCTACGAGCGGCGCATGCTGTACCTCCTGCCCTTCACCGGCGTGGACGGCCAGCCGTACCTCCTGGATGGCTACAAGGAGGTCAACGACGACGCGGGCTTCGACGTGTGGAGCGACACGTCCACGCTCTACACCGTGCTGCGCAAGGGCCACGAGCGCTCCGGCCCCGTCGTGGCGAGCGGCATCATCCGCCTGCACCTGCCGGACTTCCTCCAGCAGCTCACCACGTTCTCCGTGCTGGGCACGTCGTCACCGCTGAAGCAGGCGGACGCGATGCGGCGCTTCGGCGGCATGTTCATGGGCACGCTGTGGGACGTCTTCGCCCGCGCGAAGTTCGACTGA